Part of the Thermococcus barossii genome is shown below.
GTTTACCCGGACACGGTTCCTACCCTGGAGTGGCTTAGGGAGGAGGGTTATCTCCTCGGGGTGGTCACGAGCGGTCCTGAGTACCAGAGACTGAAGCTCAAGCTCGCCGGTCTGCTTGATTACTTCGACGTCGTTGTCACCAGGGACGACGTGAACGCTATAAAACCCGAGCCGAAGATATTTCTCTATGCCCTTGAGCGGCTCGGTGTGGATACGGATGAGGCCATGATGGTCGGGGATTCCCTGAGCCAGGACGTTTACGGAGCCAAGAACGTTGGAATGGTCGCGGTCTGGATAAACCGTGATGGAGAAAAGGGTTATAACATGGCGGACTATGAAATCAGAACCCTTCATGAACTTAGAAAGATACTGGGGGGATGGGAATGAAGGAGATATTCAATATGGAGGGTGTTTTCGTCAGATACCACGAGAAAAAGGTCAGGCTCGAAAATGGAGATGAGCTGGTCCACAGGAGCGAGGAGCCGACCGAGCTCTGGTGGAAGCTTAAAGAGGCCATAAAGGGCAGGAAGGTGAGGATCGTCGTCTACGAGGTGGAAGAATGATAGCCCACCTCATAAACACCGATGTTGGCAACAGGGGCACGCTGGGCGTTTACCTGGACTACCGCAGGGAAAACCCCAGTTTTTTACATAATTCTGCAAAGATGTTCTTGGATAATTATGAGCGCGTTCTGGTGATAACCGGGTTTCCGATTCCACCCATGATGCAGGCCGAGACTGACGGCCCGCCCGGTGCTCTGGCCATAGCGAAGGCCGTCGAGACCCTCGGGGGACGGGCTGAGATACTCACGTATCCAGAGGTGATGAACGCATTGGAACCCTTCGGGCTCAGCTTTACGGACAGACCTGACGTTGGGAACTATTCCCTGGTTATCGCCGTGGAGAGCCCTGGAAGGGCAAGGGACGGAAAGTACTACTCGATGAGCGGCCTGGAGATAACCAGGGAAACGTTTGACTGGGCCGTTCTGGAGGCCAGGGAGCTGGGGATACCAACGATAGGAATAGGCGACGGTGGAAACGAGGCAGGAATGGGCAAAGTGGTCAAGCTCATCGAGAGGTACGTTCCCCACGGGGATAGGATAGCCAGCGTTGTTGAGACTGACGAGCTCATCCTTTCAGCCGTCTCCAACTGGGGGGCCTATGGGCTCGTGGCTCAGGCGTCGGTAGAGTTTGGCCGTGAACTCCTCCCCGACTGGGACGAGAGAACGATAGTCAGGGCCATCTCAAAGCTCGGCCTTATAGACGGTGTCTCCAAAACCCAAGCTTCAACGGTTGACGGAATAAGCCTTGACGTCCACGAGAAAGTCGTTGAGCTTTTAAACGCCCTCGTAAATGAGGCCCTAAGGTGATGGAATGAGGCTCGATGAGTTCATAACCAGCGAGGAAAGCCTCAGGCTCATAGAGAGGACCCGGGAGTATGCCAGGCACTTCTTCGAGCGGGAGGGAACCCATGGCTTCAGCCACGTTGAGAGGGTCTTCAACCTCTGCATGCACATAGGAAAGGCTGAAGGGGCCGACCTTGAGGTCCTGGCACTGGCGGCGCTCCTTCATGACATTGCGCGGCCCCTCGAAAGTGCCGGAAAGGTAAAAGACCATGCCGCAGAGGGCGCCCGGATAGCACGGCAGTACCTCAGGAGTCTTGGCTATGCCGAGGATAAAATCGAGGCCGTTGCCCATGCCATCGAGGCCCACCGCTTTTCCCGCGGACCCGAACCGAAAACGCTGGAAGCCAAGATACTAAGCGACGCCGACAAGCTCGACGCTATTGGCGCGATAGGAATCGCGAGGGTCTTCATGTATTCCGGCGAGCACGGGAGGGACGTGGAGGCCTCGCTCAGGCACTTCGAGGAAAAGATACTGAAGCTTAAGGACCTTATGTACACGGAGACGGCAAAAAAGATGGCCATGGAGCGGCACCGATTCACCGAGGAATTCGTCGAGCGCATAAGGCGCGAGGTAGAGGGCGAGATTTGAACTTCTTCCTTCCCTTTCCCCCATAATAAGGTTTTTAAATGACTTCCAGAATTAAGGGTTAGCCCTTTAGGTTCATTCTTCAGGCAAGGGAGGTGAGGAGATGAAGGCGCCAATCTGTGAGGTGTGTTTGAAGACCGACGATATTCTGTGCCCGGCGGACGAGAAAAAACTTCAGGATGGAGTTATTTCCGAGCTGGATGTTAAAGTTGCGAGACTCCTGTACAGGCTTATCGGCGACGCCGACATGGAGTTTAAGAAGGCTGTCGAAGCCGGGGACCTCATAGTTATCGTGGTTGGAGAGGGAGACGTTCCGATAACCATCGGTAAGGGCGGCAAGAACATAAAAGCCCTCATGAGGGA
Proteins encoded:
- a CDS encoding HD domain-containing protein, translated to MRLDEFITSEESLRLIERTREYARHFFEREGTHGFSHVERVFNLCMHIGKAEGADLEVLALAALLHDIARPLESAGKVKDHAAEGARIARQYLRSLGYAEDKIEAVAHAIEAHRFSRGPEPKTLEAKILSDADKLDAIGAIGIARVFMYSGEHGRDVEASLRHFEEKILKLKDLMYTETAKKMAMERHRFTEEFVERIRREVEGEI
- a CDS encoding KH domain-containing protein, with the translated sequence MKAPICEVCLKTDDILCPADEKKLQDGVISELDVKVARLLYRLIGDADMEFKKAVEAGDLIVIVVGEGDVPITIGKGGKNIKALMRELGKRIRVIEAVEVKGTDDVKKLATDLLYPAGVFGVNIVYKPGGGTYYKVLVLNRDRRKLPEKAEVLESILSQIAGEDVKINFI
- a CDS encoding glutamate cyclase domain-containing protein, which translates into the protein MIAHLINTDVGNRGTLGVYLDYRRENPSFLHNSAKMFLDNYERVLVITGFPIPPMMQAETDGPPGALAIAKAVETLGGRAEILTYPEVMNALEPFGLSFTDRPDVGNYSLVIAVESPGRARDGKYYSMSGLEITRETFDWAVLEARELGIPTIGIGDGGNEAGMGKVVKLIERYVPHGDRIASVVETDELILSAVSNWGAYGLVAQASVEFGRELLPDWDERTIVRAISKLGLIDGVSKTQASTVDGISLDVHEKVVELLNALVNEALR
- a CDS encoding TIGR02253 family HAD-type hydrolase, whose translation is MRAVLFDIDGTILTEMPLIQLFLPQVYDRLSKKFGISKDEAREQFLGEIFGRRDTYDWHDWNFFFRLFDLDLSYEDLLRNYPHKLHVYPDTVPTLEWLREEGYLLGVVTSGPEYQRLKLKLAGLLDYFDVVVTRDDVNAIKPEPKIFLYALERLGVDTDEAMMVGDSLSQDVYGAKNVGMVAVWINRDGEKGYNMADYEIRTLHELRKILGGWE